A region from the Paenibacillus humicola genome encodes:
- a CDS encoding purine-nucleoside phosphorylase: protein MNELKAPHIREAADYILQRSSLRPEIGLIMGSGLGILGDHMENAVTIPYREIPHFPISTVEGHAGELMIGTLSGRPSVLMRGRFHMYEGYGPELTSFPVRVMKALGVRTLVVTNAAGGINTGYEPGDLMLISDHINLTGRNPLVGPNDGELGARFPDMSEAYSRRLRELARETARKMGFELREGVYIGVLGPSYETPAEIRMMRTLGADAVGMSTVAEVIAARHSGIEVLGISCISNMASGILDQPLSHQEVIETTERVKSRFLGLVTALATLL from the coding sequence ATGAATGAACTCAAAGCGCCGCATATTCGCGAAGCGGCGGACTATATTTTGCAGCGCTCCTCGCTGCGGCCCGAAATCGGGCTGATTATGGGATCGGGGCTCGGCATTCTCGGCGACCATATGGAGAACGCGGTAACCATCCCGTATCGGGAGATTCCCCATTTTCCGATTTCGACCGTGGAAGGCCATGCCGGCGAGCTGATGATCGGTACCCTGTCGGGACGCCCGTCCGTCCTCATGCGCGGCCGCTTTCATATGTATGAAGGCTATGGGCCCGAGCTGACCAGCTTTCCGGTGCGCGTCATGAAAGCGCTCGGCGTCCGCACGCTCGTCGTCACGAACGCTGCGGGCGGCATCAATACGGGCTACGAGCCCGGCGATCTGATGCTGATCAGCGATCATATCAATTTGACGGGGCGCAATCCGCTTGTCGGACCGAATGACGGCGAGCTCGGCGCCCGGTTCCCGGACATGTCCGAAGCGTACAGCCGCCGGCTGCGCGAGCTGGCCCGCGAAACGGCGCGGAAGATGGGCTTCGAGCTCCGCGAGGGCGTCTATATCGGCGTGCTCGGCCCGTCTTACGAAACGCCGGCGGAAATCCGCATGATGCGCACGCTTGGCGCGGACGCCGTCGGGATGTCGACGGTAGCGGAAGTAATCGCGGCGCGGCACTCCGGCATCGAGGTGCTGGGCATCTCCTGTATCAGCAACATGGCGTCGGGTATTTTGGACCAGCCTTTATCCCATCAGGAGGTCATCGAAACGACGGAACGTGTCAAATCCCGCTTCTTGGGACTGGTGACCGC